Within Vidua macroura isolate BioBank_ID:100142 chromosome 11, ASM2450914v1, whole genome shotgun sequence, the genomic segment CATCATTGTGCTGTCACTggctttattttactttcacaGACTGAGAAGAAATGCAATTTACAATTATAATCTACAGTGCTTTGCCAGTGTTTCATCCATGGATCATCTCTAGCACACAAAAGAAAGAGCTCTTGAGATTCATCATGTTGATGCCTATTTTGTACAAAGCAGACACTTTCCAGTTCAGTTACTGAATATGTTCCAAGAAATGTGTCTTGGCACACCAGTTACCAGGGCTTTTGGAAGACGCCAAAATGTCCTGTCTATACAGGAAAGAATGGCTTGTTTCTGGCTGGTGGGAAGAGAAAGTCAGGTTTTTTGCTTTGCCAGATCCCCTGGCAGAGACCCACTCCCTCCCTAGAGTGTTTTCAAGGCCACCTGCTTCCATCACAGCTTTCTCAAAGAAACGGGAAGCCATCAGGGGAAGAAAAGTAGCCTGAGGGTATGTGGGAAAGAGAAGACAGAAGAGACCTGGGGAatacaaagagaagaaatacagaaatagaaCTCAACCACTGTTTCAGGAGAACTTCCACCAATGAAGGAGACTAAATGGCCTTGCACATTTGAGAGGTACAAACGTGTTTTTCAGAAGTACTGATTAGAAAAGGCACCAATCTAAATGTAGAAATTAACTTACAGTTTTGTAACATCCAACATTAACTTTGGTCCTGTGATGGTAACCAATTCCATGTGCAGGAGCAGAAAGAGACAGACACCTGTAGGAAAGCAGGTCACAGCACCAAAGACACTACCTTGGCAgcttcctctctcccttcctaACACAGCACATCGCATTTCAGCAACACCAGACTGACCACACCCTTAAGTCAGAACTTCCCTTTTGTCACTGGGACTTGTAACTTACCATGCAAATGTATTCTCTATCCTTAAGACTGACTCATCTGTCCTTACTACCTGGTATCTGTGACAGGCCACAGTTCTGGGAAGCACAAGTTCAATGATGCAGAGAAGTAAGTCTTGTATTTGCTATTTCTCATTTACTGGAATAAAGACAAATGTGTTTTAGTGCCTTAACCACATTTCCACACCATCTCTCTAGCCAGTGTTAACAAGGATGCAAATTATTCCTTAGGAGTTAAGAAGTGAAAAACCCTTTCCCCATGCTTCCTGCTTCCACTTACACAGTTTGCATTTGATCAGTGTCTTGTGGCTTAACTTGAAGCTATCACGGCTCCTTCTGTTAATTGGTAACTAATAAACAGCCAGTATTTGATAGTCCAGCTTTATTAATAAACATCTTGGCTTCCACCCAGAGATCAGTTCTGTAGCTGAACCTCATTAGGCAATTCTCATTACTCAATGTGATATGGAAAAACACCAGtaatactgaagaaaaagacatttagtTGCATTCCCCCTCCTAGAATACAGCAAATGAAAGATGACTAAACCCCAGTGTGTCAGATTCTGTGAATGTAATTATCTCCTATACCTCCTTCCTCAGGATTTTACACAGCTTgaggctttggggttttttcttggTAAAATAAACTCCCCATATAGTTATTAAAGGAAGGATTTTGGCTGAAATTGCACTATACCACTTTAAGAAAGACTACTTTGTTGAATGTCTTCCCCAGAACTATTTATATCAAAACAGCTCATTTTTGCACACTCAGGTAGACTTTGCTTTGGTATTTACAGTCAGCAATCCAAACACAATACCAGTaagaattataattttaaaagacagtcAAAAAAAGCTATGGGGAGTAAAAGGAATTACCACATCATGTTTCAGAAATACCAATGGATTATAATGGATATAATGGTTATAATGGATACCAAGGATGCCAACTGCAGATCTGTATTTCTGAAgtctccttctctccctctccagtAAATAATGGGCCAAGAAAAAGTATGGGACAAGAACTTACCAGCTAGACAAAGCAGATACTCAGCAAATAATTGTTACAAAACAATTAACAGCTTGGCTCTCAAACTTCAGGATTCTAACCCCCAAAgtatatgatttttaaaaaacaacctatggagcaagaaattattttctagtgataattcttaaaaaaaatatgaagttgtCTAACAAAATAATACTCCCAAATTAaaccacttttattttcttcctaccAGAAGTATATCACAcctattaaaaaatgtaaaactgaaGTAATACCTAGCATGAATACCAGACTTGTAAGAGGATTAAAACCAACACAGCCTGTTTATCACAAATGTACTTAATTCTCCATTCAATAAAATACTGGAATatcaatttattaaaaagttATGTGAACTGTACATATGTAAACTGCAATATAgctgaaaaatctgaaatatataattttaaaggaaaatcatttatttctgaaaatatttaaaatattgcatttctGGCAGCAAATTCAAAAGAAGTGCTCTGGAATGGGTGCAGTCTCTCTGTGCATTTGTCTAGCATTTGTCTTCAAGGCATGAAACATATctgctttctgatttttcacAGCACAATCTTGTGACCACTTTATGATTTGTAGAGACAGAATTTGATTTCCGAGAACAGGAGTAGAATTTCTAACAGGAAATGCTATGGTCCTTGTTGGTGCAGACAACACACTTTCCGAGAGTCCATGGCACCTTGGAAATCTGCTAGCCATCCTGCATAAACTGCATCAGATTGTGCTCACAAGTTAGAGAATAAGTCTTTGAttgataatttttctgtttatttccgCCAAGGCCACTGAAAATACGAAGGCCTTTTCATCTGAAAGGTTAGCATACATGtcaacttctttttcttgtttctctgtagaagaaaaaaaagtcactatTAGAAGCTTTTTCCATTATTTGAAGTTAATGCAAGTtacacagaaattaataaattatgtgAAGTAGTGGAATTGAAGTTAGACAAACTCCTATGCAGAGGgagtgaaaaagaggaggaaataaCAGACGCACACAAAGGTGCTGGAAGAGCCACAGAATGAGTCAGTCAAAAGCATGACTGGATTTCTCATCTTTAACAAAGAAGGAAGAATGAATCGTTAACATAAAGATAAACAAGTATTAAAGAGCtccttcagggtttttttggttttagtggtttgggtttttttctttacatgacCACCTCCCATCcaagaaaacaaagttatttCACAATATCCTCATTAAACACAAGATCTGTCCCCTTATTTTACAGCTACATGAAAGAAACCCGAGAGTTTAATGACAGGGTCAAAGGCCAAAGAGCCTTGATACTTGGATGAAGTCAGGCTCCAAATTTATCATTGTGCACATTTCTGGACTTTCTACACTGCAGACTTTCCATCTTATCCCAGCTGTAGAACAATGCTAACACACCTCATTGTGTAAGGCAAGTAAAAGCCCATGAGTTCCCTGTGCTGATGTTGGCTTGCTTCAATGCCACAGACACACAACAGGAAGCCATCAAAAAGTTTCCATACTGCAGTGCTCAAATGAACTAAATTACACTACAAAAATTCATAAAATTTGAGTAATACCACTTGCATAAATACCACCTCCTCCAGATCCTGACTAGTTCTATCCCAGTTTAGCTAGCCACAGGTAGCTGACACAAATTGTTAAGAAAATaaagccaacaaaaaaccaGTTTTGTCAGCAGAAGACCAGGCTTGTaggcagaaggaagagaaaaatacattcgGAGCTTTCAGCTGTGGAACTCCATCTCTAATCCAGGTTCCATGTGGCCTGGACTCATTTCCAATCACAACAAAAGCTCACCTGAAAGACCCCTCTGTCTCACTAACACACAGTCACACATGTCCACACTCTGGCAACTGCTCCACCAAGACACCTAAACTAGCATGGAGAAGCCAAAGAAAAGGCAGCGCTGTAAACTAACAGAAAGCACAACCAGGAACAAagatcccagcagctcctaTCTCCACCTACCCACAGTTACCCTTCAATGGGTTCACACTCACAACAATGGCTTTAGATTTGGCTTCACCTTTGTGTTACAGCTATGGAGAGAACTCCAGCAGACTACCTTCCATGTGAAATCAAATTGTTGAACAACTGAGTGGGAGAACCTCCAAAATCCTTTACCACTGTGTTGTGATTTAATACTgacacagaaacagcagaaaccaGCTTTTTGCTGACTTCCTGGCTATGCAAGGCAATATCCTCTAGTGTATTGAGTTTGAAATGAGTTTGCAAGTGAGTTTTGCTACCAGTCCTACCCCACAATTAAAGACAAATCAGCTTCTGTATGTACACTTCCTCCCTCtcaccatttaaaaattaacaatgCTGGGAGTAGTTCTGAGTACAGACACTACACACACTGGTTATTCCACACTAaccttttctattttcatatCTATGCCCCACCCTTGGTTTCATACTTCCTGATCCAAACGAATCCAGCCACAACTTGAACATATCAGCAtccagcaaaattaaaaatactctgCCTGCACCACACCCTGGTTGCTGTTAACAGACTGTGGACTTCTTagtttcccttcctccccatccTCCCAGATCAGCATCATTCTGAGACTTCAGCTTAGTGAAATCTTGATATCAAAGAGTATGAGGAATTAACACAAGTGTGCAGGCTTCATGCACTCTCAGGACAATTGTAGTTCTCATCAGTAATAACTGAAGAGCTCACACCTGCATGACATTTTATCATACACTACTCCTAGGATACCACAGCTTCCACACACACTCTGAAAACTTTCCACTTCAGTCTTATCTGAAAGTAGTTTTGACTCGTTTCTCTattatgagaagaaaaatagtatTGTGCTTGTACAAGACAGTAAGACATTAAAAACTGCTAGGGGGTTTGCTGTACAATTAAGAGGCTATTTAGGCAAAAACAGTTTTTCTGGATCATGTCTCTTGTATCCCCAGATCTCCTGCAATCCCCTTATACTGCAGTCCTTAAAACACTGATTATGTAAAACTCACATATGGACCTCCCCCTTCACAAATTTTGTATGGATTAATTTTTCAAGATATCAAGTTACTTCATATATGCACACTGGGCAAGCAAATGTGTGAGTAATGCAGCTGGAAAtcataggaaaaagaaaacttgcatCATGGAAATGTACTCAGCTTAAGTTTTATCAGGATACTGAAATGTATGTATCTATCTTTATGAAGATTTGGCCTGCCAAGTAACAAGTCTGCTTTAGCAAGTCTACTACTCTTACTGAGACTTATTTGCTGGTAACCTTTTTCAGAACAACCAATACCACTTCCTCCAGGATATaagggtttttgtttgctttaataCAATCAGGGTTTTTACCCAGATAACAAGGCAACCTGGGAACCAGTCTAGCTGTGTGTCACAACCCCACAGAGTAAAAGAAAGAACACGCTCTCACAACAAAATCACAGTCAAATTATTATGGagtgtttgtattttcaaaatacacTGTACTACATctgacaaagaaattaaattacaattttGACAAGCcaaggctgcagggaggagtTCCTATTTTCCAGGGTCATCACATGGCTCTGAAACATGTGATAGCATAATTTTCTGGGTCCCAGTACTGCTATATCCCCTCAATCTACATCTGCTTCCTCTTTCCTCCCCCTCCATTCCTTCTTGCTAAATCTGCAGGGAAAatagcttattttaaaaagcctttttgctTATTCTATTCTTCTTAATTGCTGCAGCTCTTTGCTCTAATGTGAGCCAGTCACGAAGGACACAAAAGAACCAGTCAAAGGCACAGACATAACTGGGAACAAGCACACTGTGTATTTGCATGACAAGCAAGGAAGCAGAGCTACAGATGTCATCGGGGTCCTTAGGAAGGAAATTTTCACAGCTGGATGGTCTTCAAATGTACAGATAATCTGTTCTTCCATGTTAATACAACTGAGGTGTTTTCTGTCTGCCTGTTTTTCCATCTACAAATGCATCAGGAACCAAATATCTAAACCATGCAAGCAGTGGCTACTTTTCAAGTCTTTGGGGCAAAAGCGCAACCTCTAGTGGCAAGTAACACATGCCCAAAATATCCTCAAGACATAAAACAGGCAAGGAAATAAGATAATGACATCTTGCACTCCAGAGCTGACTTTCAACACACACAGACTGCTACAAGGACTAGCAACCACTCACACAAAAACCACCTTAACTGTAGTACAATTATAGTTGCTTAATATACACAAACAACACTATCAAGCAGCACATGTGGTAAAGGaataatatttctaaaattccCACTAATTACTCCACACATAGTAGTTTCAATTTTGTAAGCAACTTGAAAAGGGAGCAGTCAATGTTAACTTGTGCTAGTAATTACTTAGAAAAGGATGAGCTCCctgctgaatttatttttatagctaTGACAGCCTTAtatatcatttttttttaatctgcctgATAATCAGCACAGCGGTCTACACACACTACAATCTGACATAaccagaagtaaaaaaatattctaagcCTACTTACTCCTGAACAATAAGATGAGCTGCACTGGGGCAAAGACAATGACAAATGGGTGTGAGCCAAATCCCTACACAGAATGCTGAGGAAGAAACAGCcgtcaaaacaagaaaaaagatcaAGGAAAAGGGATGgtaaaaacagcacaaaaagaTGAAGGCAATCTTATCAAGTAAGATTCAATTTTAAGGAAACACCAAGAAAAGGCACACCACACACACTCTTATGCCAAGATCCCCCTATATCTAGATCTCATGTCTTCTACCTCCAAGCACCGCAGTATTGTCACACTTTGGAGGTTAGAAACATTCACCCTAGTTTTGGATaggaaaacatgttttcttaATATCCCTCCTGCTGTCAAATTCTTGCTTTTTGGAAACTAGAAAACATGTCTTAAGAAAATGGATCTTTTCCTTTGGTTGCTTAGGTTGCTTTCCTCTTTGTCAGGGGACAGAAAAGATTCACTTTTATAAGGCAACCCAACCAGCTCACTGGAATTTTAAAACCAAGGGTTTTTGTGAACTAGACTGGCAGTTAAATGCCTAGAAAGGATCCTAAAGCTACCAGACAATCCAGCTTGGGTCAGTAACAAATAGGGGAGCTACACACATTATCAATAAGTCATATGCAACAGTAAAGAGATTAGATACTACAAAGTGCATTTCTATTTCAGTAAAACAATTGCCATCtggaaaatatacagaaattaaattccaCCTCCTCTTCCCACATTGAAAGCactaaaaaacccaataaaatcCAAATTTATACTTGGTTTTTACATGAAAGAAACATTAAGAAACAGATTTACATTAAACAGCAGAGATATCAAACTTGGTTTTGAGAAGTCAGAAATTGAAGGAATTTTCAACATGGATTAAcaccctatttttttttttttttgtaaggtggaaaggaagaaataattgcATTTCTGAGTTATGCCACATGATATACTTCAAGATTTCAGGAGTTTTAGGAACAATATCTGCTGAATATTTGTATGAAGTCTTGTCATTCCCCTTTTATCTGCCTTCCAACCTTCTGAAGCCCATGCTAAGTTTTGGGTCATAACTCAGGTCTAAAATTACTATCTCACAAAACACAGCTAGAAAATGCACTGTCAATAGGCACTTAAAACAAGAGGAACCCTAAGTGACAGATACATTCTTCAGGAGTTCTAGAATTACTCTAGCTATGTAACAGCCTCATTACTGTATAATGGGTATTACTGTATACTGTGTTAACAGGTCACCAAGGAACCTTAACAGACAAGGAGTCATTCTTTCCTCCAGAAACATGGGACAAAAATTCAGGTCATAGTAGTGATTCAAGATGCCTTTTTTACTTTGGCCCTCCAAAAGGTTTCAATAAACTTTTTAAGTAATCCAGTCATCCTAATCCCCTCTCTATGGTTACTCCTTGTGatacagagcagcagcatctcagccaaaaaaaaccccagaaaaccaCACCCcggaaaaccaaaacaacaacaaaaaaacctactttACACTTTAGTCCAATGGCTTTCAACCTACATGTTGAAACTTGATACAGTGGCTAAAAATAGAGATTTAGATCTTTGTAGTTTCATCAGACAGTGAAACATAAACCCAGAGGTCTCTACACATGCAAATCAGTCCCTTCCCCACATTAAGGTATCAGGTACTGGCTGAACTACTCTACTTACATGGTTTGAATGGTATAAAGGTTTGCTAATTTAAAAAGGTACAAATAGAAAATCCAGCAAACAGATTTCTCCAGCTCTCATACCTCTTTCTTCCTCGTGTTTTTTCGCTGAGGCACTCTTAGGTCTTCCTCTTCCTCGTCTGCTATGGTCTGAATGGCTGTTAGACCTGGATCTTTTTCGGTTTTCTAAGTCTTTATTTACTGCAGAATTTATCTTCTCTCGTTTAACTCTCTCTGTCCGTCTCCTTTTGGCCTCACTCTTGTTTTCTGTGCAAATGAACAGAAATGGCATGATCCAGGGTTGTTTTCACCTTTGTTCTTAATTTACTCTTAATGCTTACCCCACCCAATAAACCTTTTCCTTTCAAGTGCTCAGATGCCTATACCTTTACAGAACCATAGCATCTGCACGATATCCATGCAGAAATGAAGATGCCAGATCCAGAAGGGTGCTTCACTTCTTGATTCCAAGGATCAACCTTTTAATTActtcaaaagcattttgcagCCTGAGATGTTTACTGGTACACAAGAAGCTGTTTCTCAAATAAGATGGGAACACCAACTGCACACATCACCGTCTTTAAGACACCCCATTCTGTATCTGTTCCACTACAAAAGTTTACCATACAGCAAACACCACAGACACTAACAATGAAAtcattgctgctgctcacacaaATCGAATGCTGAGTCAAGGGTGCTGGCAGTGAACGCCTCAGAACACAGTGTACGTGTCCCACCACATCCAACCTGTGACAAGGCCCCCTCATGCTCACTGCTGAACAGCTATTCCTCTCCTGTGCACCCAAGTCATTACAAGAAAGGAACATTTACGTGAGTTTTATCTGGAAATTAAGCATGAATGAATGAGCTTGAGTACCAAATATAGGACAGTCACCACAGCACACTCATGGATTAGCTACACATTTGTAAGGCTGCAGCACCACTCTACAGTAGCTGTACTGCTGAAAATACTGGAACAGCATTTACTAAAAGAAGTTGTGGTTACCTCAGGAGCACAATATAGACATACACAGTCTCCTACTGTATCTCTCTAGGGAACTGATTTCCTTTGGCTGCAGTTGTCCCATTAATGTTGTACAGACACAGGGTACAAGCTGGACGGCAGGCTCCAGTCACTGAAGCTCATACAGAGCCTGCACTACAGAGTGTCAGAGCCAGGGTGAAGTAGCAGAGGAACCTCTTCAGACCCTGTCATACAGGGCCACCAAGAGCCAGCTGCACCACACCATCTCCAGAAGGCTTTTGagtctccaaggatggagactccacaacctcttgGACAATCTTTGCCAGTGCTTGGTCACACAGTAAAAAGCActttccagagctgcaggatggcCCCCAGCATGTCTCCATTTTGCCTC encodes:
- the C11H16orf87 gene encoding UPF0547 protein C16orf87 homolog, which gives rise to MSSSRAKKVKMATKSCPECDQQVPVACKSCPCGYIFISRKLLHAKRAERSPPITENKSEAKRRRTERVKREKINSAVNKDLENRKRSRSNSHSDHSRRGRGRPKSASAKKHEEEREKQEKEVDMYANLSDEKAFVFSVALAEINRKIINQRLIL